Proteins co-encoded in one Metabacillus sp. KUDC1714 genomic window:
- a CDS encoding carbohydrate ABC transporter permease, whose protein sequence is MNLRNSTLSTLFFLPAAMFMLVFLLYPITLLVKDSFYHIDLMNPSVKEFVGLANYIDSLSSERFLKALWNTVVYIGVAVGVEFILGLILALLLSHAFKGSQVIRTLLLSPLMLAPLVSGLIWKFMLNDQFGIFNWVLYKIGILSDPHQILWLSDSRYAIYSTIIADIWLTTPFIMLVLLAGIQGIPKTLYESADIDGANKWHKFRYITVPSLIPVASVALLIRIIDAARTFDIVWVLTQGGPGFSSELLSTYMYKTLTRYGQVGQSSAMAVIFIILLLILSSFFISKIWSPKKNHS, encoded by the coding sequence ATGAATTTAAGAAACAGTACACTTTCCACATTGTTCTTTTTGCCAGCAGCTATGTTTATGCTTGTATTCTTACTTTATCCAATTACCCTTTTAGTGAAGGATAGTTTTTATCACATTGACTTAATGAATCCTAGTGTAAAGGAATTTGTTGGACTCGCAAATTATATTGATTCTTTAAGTTCAGAACGATTTTTAAAGGCCCTATGGAACACGGTTGTTTATATTGGTGTTGCAGTAGGCGTGGAATTTATCCTGGGTCTCATCCTTGCTCTCCTGTTAAGTCATGCATTTAAAGGAAGTCAGGTAATCAGAACATTATTGCTTAGTCCGTTAATGCTTGCTCCATTAGTGTCAGGTCTCATCTGGAAGTTTATGCTAAATGACCAATTTGGAATTTTCAATTGGGTGCTTTACAAAATAGGAATCCTCTCTGATCCACATCAAATTCTCTGGTTGTCTGATTCTCGCTATGCTATTTATTCAACAATTATAGCTGATATATGGCTAACAACTCCATTCATCATGCTTGTTCTGTTGGCGGGAATTCAGGGTATTCCAAAAACTCTCTATGAATCAGCTGATATTGATGGTGCAAATAAATGGCACAAATTTAGATACATTACTGTGCCTTCACTAATTCCAGTGGCATCAGTTGCATTGTTAATTCGAATAATAGACGCAGCAAGAACATTTGATATTGTATGGGTATTAACGCAAGGAGGACCTGGATTTTCCTCTGAGCTTTTAAGTACGTATATGTATAAAACCTTAACCCGCTATGGACAGGTAGGACAATCGAGTGCCATGGCAGTAATATTTATTATTCTTTTACTAATCTTAAGCTCCTTCTTTATTTCAAAGATTTGGTCACCAAAGAAAAATCATTCTTAA
- a CDS encoding carbohydrate ABC transporter permease: MAEVQVNKTKLSRYTSININKMKKRLWLLFVISLTCILAMLFLGPYVYLLLTSLKPSAEAVSSPPTLWPSKFSFENYRNMFDYLPVGKYFANSLITAITSTFISVLLGSMAAYGISRFTSVTGKYFLLFTLVIRMVPMISIAIPMYMIIKNMGLIDTHLALVLVYTSVNVPFAIWLMIGFFDSIPKEFDEAARIDGCSWLGSFIRVIIPVSLPGLATTAIFTFMLAWNDFLFALLMTSTNAKTATVGISEFLTAYNLDLGPMTAAAVSFSLPVMIFSLFLQRYIVSGMTLGAVKE; this comes from the coding sequence ATGGCGGAAGTACAAGTAAATAAAACAAAGCTTTCAAGATATACATCGATTAATATAAACAAGATGAAGAAAAGACTATGGCTTCTATTTGTCATTTCATTAACCTGCATCTTAGCAATGTTGTTTCTAGGACCTTATGTTTATCTGCTTTTAACATCATTAAAACCATCAGCAGAGGCAGTAAGTTCCCCACCTACTTTATGGCCGTCTAAGTTTTCTTTTGAAAACTATCGAAATATGTTTGATTACCTGCCAGTCGGAAAATATTTTGCAAACAGTCTTATCACAGCTATTACAAGTACCTTTATAAGCGTTTTATTAGGCTCAATGGCAGCCTATGGGATATCAAGATTTACATCTGTTACAGGAAAGTACTTTTTATTATTCACTCTTGTGATTAGAATGGTACCGATGATTAGTATTGCTATTCCGATGTATATGATTATTAAAAACATGGGATTAATAGATACTCACTTGGCATTAGTATTAGTGTATACAAGTGTTAACGTACCTTTTGCGATTTGGCTTATGATTGGCTTTTTTGACTCAATCCCAAAGGAATTTGATGAAGCGGCCCGTATTGACGGATGTAGCTGGCTCGGTTCGTTCATTAGGGTAATTATCCCAGTTTCACTCCCAGGGTTAGCCACGACAGCGATCTTTACTTTTATGTTAGCATGGAATGATTTCCTGTTTGCGTTACTCATGACTAGTACTAATGCAAAAACGGCAACCGTCGGAATATCGGAATTTTTAACTGCCTATAATCTCGATCTGGGGCCTATGACAGCGGCCGCAGTTTCATTTAGCTTGCCCGTGATGATTTTTTCACTCTTTCTACAACGCTATATTGTTAGTGGGATGACTTTAGGTGCAGTAAAAGAGTAG
- a CDS encoding sensor histidine kinase translates to MDIFHGIKGSPIKKKIILLALFSTLIPLLVVGPITFAFLNKSVENKVSTTVTNLLTIVNWNINTFVAEIEDISNIVFLSNDIHRYLTHNKKDPKHYMYETSSRNTLSNITVVNKPYIHSIYIGNENHGFLKVNQGNSNMNGNVFSQIEDTTLYHQLLDSPWKGQWFNSSKLRLNAGNDEPFLFGRMIRNLGTKDPIGVLLISIDPMIFENMFKEVNIQGNILVLNGDKILYSRNKMEMSPIQLTEIIDGSKDNGTVINYIDGKKNIINYHTNENTDWKIVSIVPFENVVQDINQIRLITITLLVIAFIISVVFAIYLSSRITRELGLLRLVTEQMERREIVSGIHFNKEDEIGKIGNRFVELYNRNNDLTLRLYEAKVKEKEAELLALQSHINPHFLYNTLNAMFWMAEKSKAKPIAKMAISLSKIFKLTLNDGNPITTVKNEIEQVKSYLDIQNIRFDHNIFYHFQVDPNILEEKLIKLLLQPIVENAVYHGLEPKNGRGTITIVGSMQNDCLLFKIIDTGKGFNTSEIDIYSKGYALKNINERLKLHYGDEFGLDINSKIDEGTTVILKVGLKH, encoded by the coding sequence ATGGACATTTTTCACGGAATAAAAGGCTCTCCTATTAAAAAGAAAATTATCTTGCTTGCTCTTTTTTCCACACTCATTCCATTACTTGTTGTTGGTCCTATTACATTTGCCTTTTTAAATAAGTCAGTTGAAAATAAGGTATCGACAACGGTCACAAACCTCTTAACGATTGTTAACTGGAATATTAATACCTTTGTTGCAGAGATCGAGGATATTTCCAATATTGTCTTCTTATCAAATGATATACATCGGTACTTAACACATAACAAAAAGGACCCAAAGCACTATATGTATGAAACATCATCAAGAAATACATTGAGTAATATCACGGTTGTTAACAAGCCTTATATTCATTCTATTTATATAGGAAATGAAAACCATGGTTTTTTAAAAGTAAACCAAGGAAACAGCAATATGAATGGTAATGTATTTAGTCAGATCGAGGATACAACCTTATACCATCAATTACTTGATAGTCCATGGAAAGGTCAGTGGTTTAATAGCAGCAAATTAAGGCTTAATGCTGGAAATGACGAGCCTTTCCTTTTCGGGAGAATGATCAGAAATCTTGGAACAAAGGATCCTATTGGCGTTTTGCTAATAAGCATTGATCCAATGATTTTCGAAAATATGTTTAAAGAGGTCAATATTCAAGGAAATATTCTAGTTTTAAATGGAGATAAAATACTTTATTCAAGAAATAAGATGGAAATGTCACCAATACAGCTGACAGAGATAATTGATGGTTCCAAGGATAATGGAACCGTCATTAACTATATTGATGGCAAAAAGAACATCATAAACTATCATACAAATGAGAACACGGATTGGAAGATTGTTAGTATTGTTCCCTTTGAAAATGTTGTTCAAGATATCAATCAGATAAGGTTGATCACGATCACCTTACTAGTAATTGCATTTATCATTTCTGTCGTCTTTGCAATTTATCTATCTAGCAGAATTACGAGAGAGCTTGGTTTATTGCGGTTAGTAACTGAACAAATGGAAAGAAGAGAAATCGTTTCTGGCATTCATTTTAATAAAGAGGATGAAATCGGTAAAATCGGTAACCGCTTTGTCGAACTTTATAATCGAAATAATGATTTAACCTTAAGACTATATGAAGCAAAAGTGAAAGAGAAGGAAGCAGAGCTTTTGGCGCTGCAAAGCCATATTAATCCCCATTTTCTTTACAATACTTTAAATGCCATGTTTTGGATGGCTGAAAAGTCAAAGGCAAAGCCAATTGCTAAAATGGCCATAAGCTTGTCAAAAATTTTTAAGCTTACATTAAACGATGGAAATCCTATAACAACCGTTAAGAACGAAATTGAACAAGTAAAAAGTTATCTTGACATTCAAAATATCCGATTTGATCATAATATCTTTTATCATTTTCAAGTTGATCCTAATATTCTTGAGGAAAAACTGATTAAACTGCTTTTACAGCCAATTGTTGAAAATGCGGTCTACCATGGGTTAGAACCTAAAAATGGTAGGGGGACTATTACAATAGTAGGGTCTATGCAGAATGATTGCTTACTATTTAAAATCATTGATACAGGGAAAGGCTTTAACACGAGTGAAATAGACATTTATTCAAAAGGCTACGCCCTAAAAAATATAAACGAAAGATTAAAGTTACATTATGGAGATGAATTTGGGTTAGATATCAATAGTAAAATTGATGAGGGCACTACTGTCATCCTAAAAGTTGGCTTGAAGCATTGA
- a CDS encoding response regulator, whose protein sequence is MYKLLIVDDEKIVIEGLNSAINWNENQIELVGSASCGKEALQKIVDMKPDIVLQDIRIPGINGLDLIQQAKQLNLDTVFIIISGYSEFSYAKRAIELEAIDYLVKPIEVEEILTSIKKAICKFDKLKEEKQIDKRMKLYETALDEKQVLEFILGNQNVHPDVLRNVNEYSFTVIDFKGFREEPSLEEKIHFITIGIKALLTEKGLQAFPYSIDKTITILVSNSSQITDFLDGVFKLVSKYHNSDVAIGISQSYFDFSKVNHAYQEAKDLVKLGIFTNKIFTTYTDLENMNNIIGPSMIEEIDQYFTICKSDVFLKINDMIDHIINYSKQSRLSPNKSKFLCFKWAINLLEYIENEFELTNPVGERHEIYEKLNSLDSLDEMKAWLRRLASQMTDMLNNHKISYNDKLIMELKSYLKTHFREPIVLEELGEHFYKSPAYLCSLFSRSAGKTIFEYITILRMNSAKELLRTSNYKVSEIATKVGYENDKYFYQVFKKNIGITPSQYRSQHLVK, encoded by the coding sequence ATGTACAAACTTTTAATCGTCGACGATGAAAAGATTGTGATTGAAGGCTTAAATTCAGCAATTAATTGGAACGAAAATCAAATAGAACTTGTTGGTTCTGCCTCATGTGGAAAAGAAGCTCTTCAAAAAATTGTTGATATGAAACCAGATATTGTCTTACAAGATATAAGAATTCCTGGAATAAATGGGTTAGATTTAATCCAGCAAGCTAAGCAACTTAATCTTGATACTGTATTTATCATTATTAGCGGATATTCTGAATTTAGTTATGCTAAAAGAGCGATTGAGCTTGAAGCAATCGATTATTTAGTTAAACCGATTGAAGTAGAAGAAATTCTTACTTCTATAAAAAAAGCAATTTGTAAATTTGATAAACTCAAAGAAGAAAAACAAATTGATAAGAGAATGAAGTTATATGAAACTGCCTTAGATGAAAAGCAGGTACTAGAATTTATTCTTGGTAATCAAAACGTTCATCCCGATGTATTGAGGAATGTAAATGAGTATAGCTTTACTGTAATTGATTTTAAAGGTTTTAGGGAAGAACCTTCTTTAGAAGAGAAAATCCATTTCATTACTATAGGGATTAAAGCTTTATTAACAGAAAAGGGATTACAAGCTTTTCCTTATTCAATTGATAAAACGATAACAATTCTGGTATCAAACTCTAGTCAAATCACTGATTTTTTAGATGGTGTATTTAAATTGGTATCAAAGTATCACAATAGTGATGTCGCCATCGGAATTAGTCAAAGCTATTTTGATTTTTCCAAAGTAAACCATGCGTACCAAGAAGCGAAGGATTTAGTTAAGCTTGGAATTTTTACGAATAAGATATTCACGACATATACTGATTTAGAAAATATGAATAATATAATCGGTCCTAGTATGATTGAGGAAATTGATCAGTATTTTACCATATGTAAATCAGATGTTTTTTTGAAAATAAATGACATGATTGATCACATCATCAATTATTCAAAGCAAAGTAGGCTTTCTCCAAATAAATCAAAATTTTTATGCTTTAAGTGGGCTATCAATCTCCTTGAGTATATTGAAAATGAGTTTGAATTAACAAATCCAGTGGGAGAAAGACATGAGATATATGAAAAGCTTAACTCTTTGGATTCTTTAGATGAAATGAAAGCATGGCTTAGAAGATTAGCCAGTCAAATGACAGACATGTTAAATAATCATAAAATCTCTTATAATGACAAACTCATTATGGAGCTAAAAAGTTATTTAAAAACTCATTTTAGAGAACCGATTGTGTTAGAAGAGCTAGGGGAGCACTTTTATAAAAGTCCAGCCTATCTTTGCAGCTTGTTTTCAAGAAGCGCTGGGAAGACGATTTTTGAATATATTACAATTTTGAGAATGAACAGCGCAAAGGAGCTATTAAGAACTTCAAATTATAAGGTTTCAGAAATTGCAACCAAAGTAGGTTATGAGAACGACAAATATTTCTATCAGGTTTTTAAGAAAAATATAGGCATTACGCCAAGTCAGTATAGGTCACAGCATCTTGTTAAATAG
- a CDS encoding sugar ABC transporter substrate-binding protein → MFKKLTLLLFIITLSFILIAYIYQQSIDEKPKVTVVLKDLNSEYGRMIEAGLKKGFHDFDIEGKIVAPTSVSFFEQVDLLESILMEKPDILIISLMFPEYSIPTLDKFIEQDIPVLLLDTDFQWDNKTTYIGTDNVALGRTAGMLLGSQLQTGNEVAIIGLDLYSPVASKRIMGAKRSLDTIGINIIAEKVNVYSEPLRVKSEIETILEKHPKIKGIMATNDELALIAFQVIEKHDLKMPIIGADGINEMIKLIEEGDLPGSVAQNPYDMGYLSVETAKKELNGKNVEKHIDSGIDIIIKGNVEQRLDFQKRLLK, encoded by the coding sequence ATGTTTAAAAAGTTAACACTTCTTCTATTTATCATTACATTGTCTTTTATTTTAATAGCATATATATATCAACAATCAATCGATGAAAAACCTAAAGTAACAGTTGTTTTAAAAGATTTAAATTCAGAGTATGGGAGAATGATAGAAGCTGGATTAAAAAAGGGATTCCATGATTTTGATATAGAGGGTAAGATTGTTGCACCCACTAGCGTATCATTTTTTGAGCAAGTTGACTTGTTAGAAAGTATTCTTATGGAAAAACCCGATATATTAATAATCTCCCTAATGTTTCCGGAATATAGTATCCCTACTTTAGATAAGTTTATCGAACAAGATATTCCGGTATTATTATTAGATACAGATTTTCAATGGGATAATAAAACAACCTATATTGGTACTGATAATGTTGCTTTAGGTAGAACAGCAGGAATGTTGCTCGGATCGCAACTGCAGACTGGAAATGAAGTTGCCATAATAGGATTAGATTTATATAGTCCGGTTGCATCTAAACGCATTATGGGAGCCAAACGAAGTTTAGATACTATAGGAATTAATATTATTGCAGAAAAGGTAAATGTATACTCTGAACCTTTAAGAGTTAAATCGGAGATCGAAACAATTTTAGAAAAGCATCCTAAGATTAAAGGGATAATGGCAACCAATGATGAACTGGCATTAATTGCCTTTCAGGTGATTGAAAAGCATGATCTTAAAATGCCGATCATAGGAGCAGATGGAATAAACGAAATGATTAAATTGATAGAAGAGGGAGATCTGCCCGGATCTGTAGCACAGAATCCTTATGATATGGGATATTTAAGTGTAGAAACGGCCAAGAAGGAATTAAATGGGAAAAATGTTGAAAAGCATATTGACAGTGGAATCGATATCATCATTAAAGGAAATGTGGAGCAGAGGTTAGATTTCCAGAAAAGATTGCTGAAATAA
- a CDS encoding ABC transporter substrate-binding protein, producing the protein MKRNVKRLVSILLVLVIGLITACSNSNQSSESASGEGGNEKKLTIALTVGTLANPFFLSMSKGVEDAGKELGAEVIVESAEYDLAKQTSQIENFITKKVDIILLNAVDTKGIAAAVQQAKAEGIPVIAVDTNAEGGVDATVTSDNYQAGKLAGEYVVEQLGGKGNIAIIDGPPVSAVTDRIKGFEDVIKDSEIKVVAKQNGEGNREKALTVMESILQANPSGTIDAVFAINDPEAIGVEIAQEQAGRKDEFFIVGVDGAPEATEAMAKDGSTFTATSAQSPSDMVKKAVEIGMKVKNGEDVEELIKVPVELVTQESLDSYKGW; encoded by the coding sequence ATGAAAAGGAATGTAAAAAGACTAGTCTCAATTTTGCTGGTATTAGTAATTGGTCTTATCACTGCTTGTAGCAATTCAAACCAATCTTCTGAAAGCGCTTCAGGAGAAGGGGGTAATGAAAAGAAATTAACGATTGCATTAACTGTTGGGACATTAGCAAATCCATTCTTTCTATCAATGAGCAAAGGAGTTGAGGATGCGGGTAAAGAACTAGGCGCTGAAGTAATTGTAGAAAGTGCTGAATATGATCTAGCAAAGCAAACCTCGCAAATTGAAAACTTTATTACTAAAAAGGTAGATATCATTCTATTAAATGCAGTTGATACAAAAGGAATTGCAGCAGCAGTTCAACAGGCAAAAGCTGAAGGAATTCCTGTAATAGCAGTTGATACGAATGCGGAAGGCGGTGTTGATGCTACAGTAACTTCAGATAACTATCAGGCTGGTAAACTTGCTGGGGAGTATGTAGTTGAGCAATTAGGTGGTAAAGGTAATATAGCGATTATTGATGGACCTCCAGTTTCTGCAGTAACAGATCGTATAAAAGGCTTTGAGGATGTCATAAAAGATTCTGAAATTAAAGTCGTGGCAAAGCAAAATGGTGAAGGAAATCGTGAAAAGGCATTAACTGTGATGGAAAGTATTTTACAAGCAAATCCTTCAGGTACAATTGATGCCGTATTTGCGATAAATGATCCAGAAGCAATTGGTGTTGAAATTGCTCAAGAGCAAGCTGGACGTAAAGATGAATTCTTCATTGTTGGTGTCGATGGTGCTCCTGAAGCAACGGAAGCGATGGCTAAGGATGGAAGTACTTTTACTGCTACTTCAGCTCAATCGCCTAGTGATATGGTGAAAAAAGCAGTTGAAATTGGAATGAAGGTAAAAAATGGAGAAGATGTTGAAGAGCTTATTAAAGTTCCAGTAGAGCTTGTTACACAGGAATCATTAGATTCTTACAAAGGTTGGTAA
- a CDS encoding sugar ABC transporter ATP-binding protein, with protein sequence MILKEKLIKNEIIAKEPILNMEGISKTFSGVTVLNNVRIMLYPGEVHALMGENGAGKSTFMKILAGIHIPDNNGGTIMMKGKPITWKDPVDARNKGISVIHQELNLSPNLTISENILLGSTFPKNRLGMVKWDEVHERAQQVLDSMGSNLNPRQLVSSLSVAQQQMVEIARALSFKAEVLIMDEPTASLTDKEITKLFEIISDLKKQGVAIVYISHRMEEIFQISDRFTVLRDGEWITSGPIHETNPDDLVKLMVGRDLKDLFNRSKPSYSPDSKEVVPALELRDISDNTIVKDVSLKIYPGEIVGLAGLMGAGRTELVRTIFGISEVRSGEILVDGKKVTIKSTIDAITNGIAHVPESRKEQGLFLSMSVKENIIMTKMKNHSKAGFLSWKQINENANNCIKDLNIKIASPDQQVSNLSGGNQQKVVIAKWLLISPKVLLLDEPTRGVDIGAKTEIHKIISQLADEGLAVLMISSELPEVLGVSDRILVMNEGRLTGELLKEEATQEKIMYLASLGGKSN encoded by the coding sequence ATGATTTTAAAAGAGAAGTTAATAAAGAATGAAATAATTGCAAAAGAGCCCATTTTAAATATGGAGGGTATTAGTAAAACATTTTCTGGTGTAACGGTTTTGAATAATGTAAGAATAATGCTTTATCCAGGGGAAGTACATGCATTAATGGGGGAAAACGGTGCTGGTAAATCTACTTTCATGAAAATTTTAGCAGGGATTCATATTCCTGACAATAATGGTGGCACTATTATGATGAAAGGGAAACCGATTACTTGGAAAGATCCTGTTGATGCAAGAAACAAAGGAATAAGTGTTATTCATCAAGAGCTCAATCTGTCTCCTAATTTAACAATAAGTGAGAATATATTATTGGGCTCAACTTTCCCCAAAAATAGACTAGGAATGGTCAAATGGGATGAAGTTCATGAACGAGCACAACAAGTATTAGATTCGATGGGGTCTAATCTTAACCCACGTCAATTGGTTTCGTCACTTAGCGTTGCTCAACAACAGATGGTTGAGATCGCAAGGGCGTTATCGTTTAAGGCTGAAGTGCTAATAATGGATGAGCCGACTGCTTCCTTAACGGATAAAGAAATTACGAAACTATTTGAAATCATTAGTGACTTAAAGAAGCAAGGGGTTGCCATTGTTTATATTTCTCACCGGATGGAAGAAATTTTTCAAATATCTGATCGGTTTACCGTTTTACGTGATGGAGAGTGGATAACAAGTGGGCCCATTCACGAGACTAATCCTGATGATCTCGTGAAATTAATGGTTGGAAGAGATTTAAAAGATTTATTTAATCGCTCAAAACCATCATATTCACCAGATTCTAAAGAGGTTGTACCTGCTCTAGAGTTAAGGGATATTTCCGATAACACCATTGTGAAAGATGTTTCTTTAAAAATTTATCCTGGTGAAATTGTCGGTTTAGCTGGACTTATGGGTGCAGGAAGAACAGAGTTGGTAAGAACCATTTTCGGTATTTCTGAGGTAAGGAGTGGAGAAATACTCGTCGATGGCAAAAAAGTGACAATTAAATCAACAATTGATGCCATTACGAATGGGATTGCCCATGTACCTGAGAGCAGGAAAGAACAAGGTTTATTTTTATCGATGTCAGTTAAAGAGAACATCATCATGACAAAGATGAAAAACCATTCTAAAGCAGGATTTCTTAGTTGGAAGCAGATAAATGAAAACGCAAACAACTGTATAAAGGACTTAAATATAAAAATAGCTTCTCCAGATCAGCAGGTGTCAAACTTAAGTGGTGGAAATCAACAAAAAGTAGTAATCGCTAAATGGCTACTGATATCACCGAAGGTATTACTACTTGATGAACCGACAAGAGGAGTTGATATCGGTGCTAAGACTGAGATACATAAAATTATCTCACAGCTTGCAGACGAAGGTTTAGCTGTATTAATGATATCATCTGAGCTTCCTGAAGTATTAGGGGTAAGTGATCGAATCCTTGTCATGAACGAAGGTAGATTAACTGGAGAACTATTAAAAGAAGAGGCTACCCAAGAAAAAATTATGTACTTAGCAAGTTTAGGAGGGAAAAGTAATTGA
- a CDS encoding ABC transporter permease, translated as MLLSLWNRLGMVMILLLLCIVLSFTAPNFLDTANLLNVLKQVSIIAILAAGMSIVILTGGIDLSVGSTVALSGVISVMVSSAGVNPFIAMGSGIAVGYAIGLINGFLTAKAKLPAFIVTLGSFTYVRGLAYVISGGYPIVLQNETFKFIGGGSFIGIPMPIYLMILVYAVMIAILKYTMFGRHIYAIGGNEEAARLTGIKVDRSLINVYSISGLLAGLGGVVLAGRLYSGQPTAGQMYELDAIAAVILGGTSLTGGKGKIQGTIIGVLIMGVISNGLTLMDVNYYWQLVVKGGVIVAAVLIDRLRGKSLA; from the coding sequence ATGCTTCTTTCATTATGGAATCGATTAGGTATGGTGATGATTCTATTATTACTGTGTATCGTGCTTTCATTTACAGCACCAAACTTTTTAGATACTGCTAATTTATTAAATGTATTAAAACAGGTTTCCATTATTGCTATTTTAGCTGCTGGTATGTCCATTGTTATTTTAACTGGTGGAATCGATTTATCAGTTGGTTCAACTGTTGCTCTTTCTGGAGTTATTTCTGTAATGGTATCTTCTGCGGGTGTTAATCCTTTCATCGCGATGGGATCAGGTATAGCGGTGGGTTATGCTATAGGACTCATTAATGGATTTTTAACTGCCAAAGCAAAATTACCAGCTTTTATCGTAACATTAGGGAGTTTCACATATGTTCGTGGGCTTGCCTATGTCATTAGTGGTGGATATCCAATTGTTTTACAAAATGAAACATTTAAATTCATTGGTGGAGGAAGCTTTATAGGAATACCGATGCCAATTTATCTTATGATTTTGGTGTATGCTGTCATGATTGCCATTCTTAAATATACAATGTTTGGTCGCCATATTTATGCAATTGGTGGTAATGAGGAAGCTGCAAGGCTAACAGGGATCAAGGTTGATAGGTCTTTAATTAATGTTTATTCAATTAGTGGTTTACTTGCTGGTTTAGGCGGTGTTGTATTAGCTGGGAGGTTGTACTCTGGTCAACCAACTGCTGGACAAATGTATGAATTAGACGCAATTGCTGCTGTGATTTTAGGCGGTACAAGTTTAACAGGCGGAAAAGGAAAAATACAAGGAACAATTATCGGGGTTTTAATTATGGGAGTGATCAGTAACGGGCTAACTCTAATGGATGTGAACTATTATTGGCAGTTAGTTGTAAAAGGCGGAGTGATTGTAGCAGCTGTCTTAATTGATCGATTAAGAGGAAAAAGCCTAGCATGA